In one Epinephelus moara isolate mb chromosome 6, YSFRI_EMoa_1.0, whole genome shotgun sequence genomic region, the following are encoded:
- the LOC126392187 gene encoding histone H1-like — translation MRRKDTVKTASPKGATENANRHSNVKARENTPSKVTKLTRRPYKTLTGLGLGKAGVKRLGRLLKRAIQDQVESTGRGKASLPKTPFRLFKYQIQTKIDNAPKTNSAKPTPVDVRHLILNVVSQCRHRGGISMAELKQALAAGGYDVTKNNRRVNAVTQRLVNNDTLIRTTRSVTFRLNNKKNQKQPETKQVRTSTVKSPKPKGDPEQRKNTSRSPKGAEKSQRPARKSTQPKGKISQTTKSHKQTGETLKPAATSHKPDGKTRKPAAKSRKPRKKTPKAKGKSPKPAGNKRRSATNQAAQVRKAPRKAQRAQRRRPKQTQHPYKSSQKTQPPRQSQRRVARRRAYYY, via the exons ATGCGGAGGAAAGACACCGTCAAAACAGCCTCACCCAAGGGCGCCACCGAAAATGCTAATAGACACAGTAACGTTAAAGCAAGAGAAAATACACCGTCAAAGGTGACCAAGCTAACAAGGAGACCTTACAAAACTCTGACCGGGTTAGGCCTCGGAAAAGCTGGAGTAAAGCGTTTGGGCCGGCTGTTGAAACGGGCCATCCAGGACCAGGTGGAGTCCACCGGGAGGGGGAAAGCCTCTTTGCCAA AGACTCCTTTTCGCCTTTTCAAGTATCAGATTCAAACTAAGATCGACAATGCACCCAAGACAAACAGTGCAAAGCCGACCCCGGTCGATGTGCGCCACCTCATCCTCAATGTGGTTTCCCAGTGCAGACACCGAGGTGGCATCTCCATGGCGGAGCTTAAGCAGGCGCTGGCCGCTGGAGGCTATGATGTTACCAAGAACAACAGGCGGGTGAACGCGGTGACTCAAAGGCTGGTTAACAATGACACACTTATACGGACTACAAGGAGTGTCACATTCAGACTCAACAATAAG aaaaatcagaaacagcctgAAACAAAGCAAGTGAGGACAAGCACTGTGAAATCTCCAAAACCAAAAGGAGatcctgagcagagaaaaaACACCAGTAGATCTCCCAAAGGAGCAGAGAAGTCACAGAGACCAGCCAGAAAGAGTACCCAACCAAAAGGCAAGATCAGCCAAACAACcaaatcacacaaacaaacaggagagACTCTCAAACCAGCAGCCACATCGCACAAACCAGACGGCAAGACCCGTAAACCAGCAGCCAAATCCCGCAAACCAAGAAAGAAGACACCCAAAGCAAAAGGAAAATCGCCGAAGCCAGCAGGGAATAAACGCAGATCTGCAACGAACCAAGCAGCACAGGTTCGCAAGGCACCAAGGAAGGCTCAAAGGGCCCAGAGACGTCGACCAAAGCAAACCCAACATCCATATAAATCTTCCCAGAAAACACAGCCACCCAGACAGAGCCAGCGTCGGGTTGCCAGGAGAAGAGCTTACTACTATTAG